A genomic stretch from Methanoculleus horonobensis includes:
- a CDS encoding DUF5677 domain-containing protein — translation MEPVDREFWIDCGNDDLQTIFRKLLSRGYSREEAIDLLANGELFDALLEDKDLEIARQKYEESKANFIKYHRLKCDADAQFLRANIEIWGDCFVACDALHVHAVLLNNEYQNDLRTTLSDEVKKETSFLHYSLMANYARACQIYAEIFCLLKNGFANGAFARWRSLFELLVVSEFLMKYGEETAKAYLYSCNSAREKYEWATTAGCFKKREKVQFSHILEKVEIAHDFVTYEEHLLSHKIVHVSPYGLFNGVGIRENDDELYDGPSHWGLVDPAILTVRVFAVLSSLYFMQYDIPKWRAIGESFIYWVGDIADSFTKQAEVNGDMDIVGHVDDFTATH, via the coding sequence ATGGAGCCAGTAGATAGGGAGTTTTGGATCGATTGTGGTAATGACGATCTTCAGACAATTTTCCGTAAACTCCTGTCTCGTGGGTACTCCAGAGAAGAGGCCATAGATTTACTGGCAAACGGAGAATTATTCGATGCTCTTCTTGAGGATAAAGACCTTGAAATTGCAAGACAGAAATATGAGGAATCCAAAGCGAACTTTATCAAATACCATCGCCTCAAATGTGACGCGGATGCCCAATTTCTTCGCGCGAATATAGAGATATGGGGCGATTGCTTCGTTGCATGCGATGCCCTTCACGTACACGCAGTTCTTCTCAATAACGAGTACCAAAATGACCTTAGAACTACCCTTTCTGATGAAGTGAAAAAGGAAACTAGTTTTCTCCACTATTCGTTAATGGCTAACTACGCAAGGGCATGCCAGATATATGCTGAAATATTTTGTCTTCTTAAAAATGGATTTGCTAATGGAGCATTTGCTCGCTGGCGTTCGCTTTTTGAACTATTGGTTGTGTCCGAATTTCTCATGAAATATGGAGAGGAAACAGCAAAGGCCTACTTATATTCATGTAACAGCGCTAGGGAGAAATATGAATGGGCAACAACCGCAGGCTGCTTCAAAAAACGGGAAAAGGTTCAATTCTCACATATCCTGGAAAAGGTTGAAATTGCACATGACTTTGTAACATACGAGGAGCATTTATTATCACATAAAATAGTCCACGTATCTCCCTATGGTCTATTCAACGGTGTAGGCATCAGAGAAAACGATGATGAACTCTACGACGGTCCGAGTCATTGGGGTCTGGTGGATCCTGCTATTTTAACTGTTAGGGTTTTTGCGGTATTGTCGAGCCTGTATTTTATGCAGTATGATATCCCCAAGTGGAGAGCAATAGGAGAGAGTTTCATCTACTGGGTAGGGGACATTGCTGATAGTTTTACCAAACAGGCTGAAGTCAATGGAGATATGGATATTGTAGGGCATGTTGATGATTTTACGGCTACACATTAG
- a CDS encoding phosphoribosylanthranilate isomerase, with protein sequence MRVKFCGTASLADMECAVDAGCDAVGFIMGVTHKSSDFVTPAEAARMIRRLPPFIEPVAVTHLQETKDLIELVKESHCTTLQVQNIVEPTELDAVRDALPYVRIVKAVHVMDVSAVETAKRYEPYADALLLDTRTPEKLGGTGLTHDWNVSATIVAHSAIPVILAGGLTPENVGTAIRKVRPYGVDVHTGVKKDGVRNRERTLAFAREARNALPGEPDR encoded by the coding sequence ATGCGTGTCAAATTCTGCGGAACGGCCAGCCTTGCGGATATGGAGTGCGCAGTCGATGCGGGCTGCGACGCCGTGGGGTTCATCATGGGCGTGACCCACAAGAGCAGCGACTTCGTAACTCCGGCAGAAGCCGCGAGAATGATACGCCGTCTCCCGCCGTTCATCGAACCGGTCGCGGTCACCCACCTGCAGGAGACAAAAGACCTCATCGAGTTAGTAAAAGAGTCGCACTGCACGACGCTGCAGGTTCAGAACATCGTCGAACCGACCGAACTGGACGCCGTCCGCGATGCTCTCCCGTATGTCAGGATCGTGAAGGCCGTTCACGTGATGGACGTATCGGCCGTCGAGACGGCAAAACGCTACGAGCCCTACGCCGACGCGCTCCTCCTCGACACTAGGACACCGGAGAAACTCGGGGGGACGGGGCTCACCCACGACTGGAACGTCAGCGCAACGATCGTCGCACACTCGGCGATCCCCGTCATTCTTGCAGGAGGGCTTACGCCGGAGAACGTCGGCACTGCGATACGGAAAGTCCGCCCCTACGGGGTCGACGTGCATACCGGCGTCAAGAAAGACGGCGTCCGTAACAGGGAAAGGACGCTTGCTTTTGCCCGCGAAGCACGAAACGCTCTGCCCGGGGAGCCGGACAGATAG
- a CDS encoding DUF5611 family protein, with product MQEYQIKRGYTKQLAESMIQGLRDQFGIEPRAAEDGHYTISYGALLRLEVWLGAGGKTLIVDTEAKKDVDDEAIIDTNRRFRTYLQQVTGYTAKERAKKAQQALKGKE from the coding sequence ATGCAGGAATACCAGATCAAGCGCGGATACACGAAACAACTCGCAGAATCCATGATTCAGGGTCTCCGCGACCAGTTCGGGATCGAACCCCGTGCGGCGGAGGACGGCCACTATACCATCTCCTACGGAGCGCTCCTGCGTCTTGAGGTCTGGCTGGGTGCAGGAGGAAAAACGCTGATCGTCGATACCGAAGCGAAGAAGGATGTCGACGACGAGGCGATCATCGACACCAACCGCCGGTTCAGGACATATCTCCAGCAGGTGACCGGATATACGGCGAAAGAGCGGGCGAAGAAAGCACAGCAGGCACTGAAGGGAAAGGAATAA
- the metG gene encoding methionine--tRNA ligase, with product MSGKPLLVTCGLPYTNGPCHIGHLRTYVPADFYVRYMRRSGEEVVFVCGSDNHGTPIVISAEQEGSTPRALSERYHEHFYETFRRMEVVFDRFGMTDDAMNHETTRSIVERLIENGYVYAETVSQSYCPQCERFLPDRYVEGICPHCGAVARGDECDQGCGQHLEPGEIKDAVCKVCGGKAEYREQEHYFFRLSAFREFLLEYLPDLRGTSTARNYALGWVKELLHDWCITRTLDWGVKFPGRDDLVVYVWVDAPIGYISFTKEWAQKAGADWKDYWCGDETGVTHFIGGDIIYHHCIFWPALLKGAGYGLPHAVVASGMVTIEGRKFSKSRGYVVWTNDDYLDQGLPADYLRYYLLSYTNHTKELDFSWKVYAERVNNEIVGTLGNFIYRAMYFAEKEFGGVPDLAPRPEVIEEIERSLAAVDAQMRDYDFKNAVDTMMALASYGNGYIQNNAPWKVIKEDRAAAEQVIADCLQIVKALVLVFEPLMPEAMQRAWMMLGYEDNLADHPIAEATAPVGARTLEKPTTLFTKVEKEQVAALEATLNMRVEQAKEAAAPKMPTVSIEEFGNLDIRIAKVVSAEPIKGSKKLYKLVVDLGSEKRQVVSGIAQFYAPDELVGKDVALIANLAPAKIFGVESRGMILAAGDEASLLVPLRPVKPGTKVR from the coding sequence ATGAGTGGTAAGCCGTTGCTGGTAACGTGCGGGCTCCCGTACACGAACGGTCCCTGCCATATCGGGCACCTGCGGACCTACGTACCGGCGGATTTTTACGTCCGGTATATGCGCCGGTCCGGGGAAGAGGTCGTCTTTGTATGCGGTTCCGATAACCACGGGACGCCGATCGTGATCAGTGCCGAGCAGGAGGGCTCGACACCCCGCGCCCTCTCGGAGCGGTATCACGAGCACTTCTACGAGACGTTCCGGCGGATGGAGGTCGTCTTCGACCGGTTCGGGATGACCGACGATGCCATGAACCACGAGACCACCCGCTCGATCGTCGAGCGGCTCATCGAGAACGGCTACGTCTACGCAGAGACCGTCAGCCAGAGTTACTGTCCGCAGTGCGAGCGGTTCCTCCCCGACCGCTACGTGGAGGGGATCTGCCCGCATTGCGGGGCGGTTGCCCGGGGCGACGAGTGCGACCAGGGATGCGGGCAGCATCTCGAGCCCGGCGAGATCAAGGACGCGGTCTGCAAGGTCTGCGGCGGGAAGGCTGAGTACCGCGAGCAGGAGCACTACTTCTTCAGACTCTCGGCGTTCCGCGAGTTCCTCCTCGAGTACCTCCCCGACCTCCGGGGCACCTCGACCGCCCGGAACTACGCCCTCGGGTGGGTGAAGGAACTCCTGCACGACTGGTGCATCACCCGGACACTCGACTGGGGCGTCAAGTTCCCCGGGCGCGACGACCTCGTCGTCTACGTCTGGGTCGACGCGCCCATCGGCTACATCTCGTTCACGAAGGAGTGGGCACAGAAGGCCGGCGCCGACTGGAAGGATTACTGGTGCGGCGACGAGACAGGGGTCACGCACTTCATCGGCGGCGACATCATCTACCACCACTGCATCTTCTGGCCGGCGCTCCTCAAGGGGGCGGGCTACGGCCTCCCACACGCGGTGGTCGCGAGCGGCATGGTCACGATCGAGGGGAGGAAGTTCTCGAAGTCCCGCGGCTACGTCGTCTGGACGAACGACGACTATCTGGACCAGGGCCTCCCGGCGGACTACCTCCGCTACTACCTCCTCTCCTACACGAACCACACGAAGGAGCTCGACTTCTCCTGGAAGGTCTACGCCGAGCGGGTGAACAACGAGATCGTCGGGACGCTCGGGAACTTCATCTACCGGGCGATGTACTTCGCCGAGAAGGAGTTTGGCGGCGTGCCCGACCTCGCTCCGCGGCCGGAGGTGATCGAGGAGATCGAGCGGTCGCTTGCCGCCGTCGACGCCCAGATGCGGGACTACGACTTCAAGAACGCCGTCGATACGATGATGGCGCTCGCGTCGTACGGGAACGGCTACATCCAGAACAATGCCCCCTGGAAGGTGATCAAGGAAGACCGGGCGGCGGCAGAACAGGTGATCGCCGACTGTCTCCAGATCGTCAAAGCTCTCGTCCTCGTCTTCGAGCCGCTGATGCCTGAGGCGATGCAGCGGGCCTGGATGATGCTCGGCTACGAGGACAATCTCGCGGATCACCCGATCGCCGAGGCCACTGCGCCGGTGGGAGCTCGCACACTCGAAAAACCCACCACGCTCTTTACGAAGGTCGAGAAGGAGCAGGTCGCCGCCCTCGAGGCGACCCTCAATATGCGGGTGGAGCAGGCGAAGGAGGCGGCCGCACCGAAGATGCCCACCGTCTCGATCGAAGAGTTCGGCAACCTCGATATCAGGATAGCAAAGGTCGTCTCGGCCGAACCGATCAAGGGCTCGAAGAAACTCTACAAACTCGTCGTCGACCTTGGAAGCGAGAAGCGCCAGGTGGTCAGCGGGATCGCACAGTTCTACGCCCCCGACGAGCTGGTGGGGAAAGACGTGGCACTGATCGCAAACCTCGCCCCGGCCAAGATCTTCGGCGTCGAGAGCCGTGGGATGATCCTCGCCGCCGGCGACGAGGCCTCTCTTCTGGTCCCCCTCCGCCCGGTCAAGCCGGGGACGAAGGTGCGTTGA
- the nudC gene encoding NAD(+) diphosphatase: MEHRPFYTVRPLLPVYPEPEDTPPARRRWILVQGNSVLFTGNPAPGTALMQDPLPAGLACGAPVYLGTRGDVVYYAAEVAAGTAPPAGWQPSPVRELFGAVPDDDLAVAAYAVRILDFDRSTAFCGRCGATTRPLTTERARICTACDRVVYPRISPAVIVLIKKGEEVLLARSPRFPPGLFSVIAGFNEPGENLEQTVHREVGEEVGITVQNLRYFGSEPWPFPDSLMIGFVAEHAGGEIRVDNQEIEAAGWFARDALPAVPTGASISRALIEAWRRREI, translated from the coding sequence ATGGAGCACCGTCCGTTCTACACAGTCCGCCCTCTCCTCCCCGTCTACCCGGAGCCGGAGGATACGCCGCCGGCACGGAGACGCTGGATACTGGTTCAGGGGAACTCCGTGCTCTTCACGGGCAACCCGGCACCCGGCACCGCTCTCATGCAAGACCCGCTCCCCGCCGGTCTCGCGTGCGGCGCGCCGGTGTACCTCGGCACCCGCGGCGACGTCGTCTACTACGCCGCCGAGGTCGCTGCCGGAACCGCGCCGCCGGCCGGCTGGCAGCCGTCGCCGGTCAGGGAACTCTTCGGAGCGGTTCCGGACGACGACCTGGCCGTTGCCGCCTACGCCGTTCGGATCCTCGACTTCGACCGGTCGACCGCCTTCTGCGGCAGGTGTGGTGCAACGACCCGCCCGCTCACGACCGAGCGGGCACGGATCTGCACGGCCTGCGACCGCGTCGTCTACCCCCGGATCTCCCCCGCCGTCATCGTGCTGATCAAGAAGGGGGAGGAGGTTCTGCTCGCCCGTTCCCCCCGCTTCCCGCCGGGGCTCTTCTCGGTCATCGCCGGCTTCAACGAGCCCGGTGAGAACCTCGAGCAGACCGTCCACCGCGAAGTCGGCGAGGAGGTCGGGATTACGGTGCAAAACCTCCGGTACTTCGGGAGCGAGCCCTGGCCGTTCCCCGACTCGCTCATGATCGGCTTCGTCGCGGAGCACGCCGGAGGGGAGATCCGGGTCGACAACCAGGAGATCGAAGCCGCCGGCTGGTTTGCCCGCGACGCCCTGCCTGCTGTCCCAACGGGAGCGAGCATCTCGCGGGCGCTGATCGAGGCCTGGCGCCGGCGGGAGATCTAA
- a CDS encoding DHH family phosphoesterase, with product MGGSDRKPDTRSGNLMQALSGRTEHVVHLTHNDLDAVGSDAIHRRTYGEVFTVWASVGKFLSLFDAVAGSPGRGDLLSISDIGYQQGVEQRLAKARSNGWRIEWRDHHRWKDEEIRAVEKKTGLLHVDVSTCATGIVARDLAPGDAVVEEIARVVCDYDLWKHQDPRSKMLGQVVMRKGCREYVRDNLVRGTIVDARIESEYNEIVREMERDIKKSIRHTTIIEDGRYRIAFAPLYGYPSETAHAIRDELKTEIEVIVSRNGRISIRSVPPVSHIIAREFSGGGHPHAAGGTFPFTLLDRLLFWLIKRNRHYRRLAEKAESIEE from the coding sequence ATGGGCGGAAGCGATCGAAAGCCTGATACCAGGAGCGGAAACCTCATGCAGGCGCTCTCCGGGAGGACGGAGCACGTCGTGCACCTCACGCACAATGACCTCGACGCCGTCGGGAGCGATGCCATTCACCGGAGAACCTACGGTGAGGTCTTCACCGTCTGGGCTTCGGTCGGCAAATTCCTCTCCCTTTTCGACGCCGTCGCCGGCTCTCCGGGCCGGGGCGACCTCCTCAGCATATCGGATATCGGCTACCAGCAGGGTGTCGAGCAGCGGCTGGCGAAGGCCCGGTCAAACGGGTGGCGGATCGAGTGGCGAGACCATCACCGCTGGAAAGACGAGGAGATCCGCGCCGTCGAGAAGAAGACCGGCCTCCTTCACGTCGACGTTTCCACCTGCGCGACCGGGATCGTCGCCCGCGATCTCGCCCCCGGCGACGCGGTGGTCGAAGAGATCGCCCGGGTCGTCTGCGACTACGACCTCTGGAAGCACCAGGACCCCCGGTCGAAGATGCTCGGGCAGGTGGTGATGCGGAAGGGCTGCCGGGAGTACGTCCGCGACAACCTTGTCCGGGGAACGATCGTCGACGCGAGGATCGAGAGTGAGTACAACGAGATCGTCCGCGAGATGGAGCGGGACATCAAAAAGAGCATCCGGCACACCACCATCATCGAGGACGGTCGCTACCGGATCGCGTTCGCGCCCCTCTACGGCTACCCGAGCGAGACCGCTCACGCCATCCGCGACGAGCTCAAGACCGAGATCGAGGTGATCGTCTCCAGAAACGGCCGGATCTCCATCCGCTCCGTCCCCCCCGTCAGCCACATCATCGCCCGGGAGTTCTCCGGCGGCGGGCATCCCCACGCGGCCGGGGGAACCTTCCCCTTCACTCTCCTCGACCGGCTCCTCTTCTGGCTCATCAAGAGGAACCGCCACTACCGCCGCCTGGCGGAGAAGGCGGAGTCTATCGAGGAATGA
- a CDS encoding proteasome assembly chaperone family protein, whose product MDDIKVISRALKGAEKTVLIGFPGSGLVGSIALQYLVEQMEFEQIGAITSKYFPPVALMSKGVINAPVRLYEKEHLVAVVSDVPVHPAICYEVANGIMDWFVQFDIKEVVTIAGIITNEPEKRVFGVATSSGVLQRVEEKTIILPMGSISGVAASLLTECKTRGIPGIGLLGETVNTPDPRSSAATIEVLNQIYGLNLDIQPLLEQAVEIEAAMSQIAEQVQKTEASPRREQLPMYG is encoded by the coding sequence ATGGACGATATAAAGGTCATATCCAGAGCGCTCAAGGGCGCCGAAAAAACAGTGTTGATCGGCTTTCCCGGGAGCGGGCTCGTCGGGAGTATTGCCCTGCAATATCTCGTCGAGCAGATGGAATTCGAGCAGATCGGGGCGATCACGAGCAAATACTTCCCGCCGGTCGCCCTTATGTCGAAGGGCGTGATCAACGCCCCGGTACGCCTCTACGAGAAGGAACACCTCGTCGCGGTCGTCTCCGACGTTCCCGTTCACCCGGCGATCTGCTACGAGGTGGCGAACGGCATCATGGACTGGTTCGTACAGTTCGACATCAAAGAGGTCGTCACGATCGCGGGGATCATCACGAACGAACCGGAAAAGAGAGTCTTCGGGGTCGCGACCAGCAGCGGAGTGCTGCAGCGGGTCGAAGAGAAGACGATCATCCTTCCGATGGGAAGCATCTCCGGCGTCGCGGCAAGCCTCCTCACGGAGTGCAAGACCCGGGGCATCCCGGGGATAGGGCTTCTCGGTGAGACGGTGAACACCCCTGACCCGCGGTCGTCCGCGGCCACGATCGAGGTCTTGAACCAGATCTACGGCCTCAACCTGGACATCCAGCCACTGCTCGAACAGGCGGTGGAGATCGAGGCTGCAATGTCCCAGATCGCCGAGCAGGTGCAGAAGACCGAGGCCTCGCCCCGGAGAGAACAGCTGCCGATGTACGGGTGA
- a CDS encoding YunC family protein, producing MKHETVRLAGKDADGYAIPLGPVNLVAVVTDAGMVGCGAFDIDALEKFGYPAARVKPAGGASSIETVDDLLRGKIKGANRHASERGVVVGMTGREALDCL from the coding sequence ATGAAGCACGAAACGGTCAGACTGGCCGGAAAAGACGCCGACGGGTACGCCATACCCCTCGGCCCGGTGAACCTCGTGGCGGTGGTGACGGATGCGGGGATGGTCGGTTGCGGCGCGTTCGACATCGATGCGCTCGAAAAGTTCGGCTACCCCGCGGCGCGGGTCAAACCCGCAGGAGGCGCATCCTCGATCGAGACCGTCGATGACCTCCTCCGCGGCAAGATCAAGGGGGCGAACCGGCATGCATCCGAGCGCGGGGTCGTCGTCGGGATGACGGGGAGAGAAGCGCTCGACTGTCTCTAG
- a CDS encoding DUF473 domain-containing protein produces MKYAALTGISPSVIAELKSGKARTLELNSAHNIITLTETAPGECLFVTSVNEEDLAPGDPGIMVDLLALNIGMRRLEVANSFFYEERERMSARIKVQFRGVTLTRDVEGRKWGDPTKVEIVRSACYRAG; encoded by the coding sequence ATGAAGTACGCAGCGTTAACCGGAATCTCGCCGTCGGTCATTGCCGAACTCAAGAGCGGCAAGGCCCGCACCCTCGAGCTGAACAGCGCCCACAACATCATCACGCTGACCGAGACCGCCCCGGGAGAGTGTCTCTTCGTGACGTCGGTCAACGAGGAAGACCTCGCGCCCGGCGATCCCGGGATCATGGTCGACCTCCTCGCCCTCAACATCGGCATGAGGCGGCTCGAGGTCGCCAACTCGTTCTTCTACGAGGAACGGGAGCGGATGTCCGCCCGGATCAAGGTTCAGTTCCGGGGGGTGACCCTCACGCGCGACGTGGAGGGGCGGAAGTGGGGAGACCCGACCAAGGTCGAGATCGTCCGTTCGGCATGTTACCGGGCCGGATGA
- a CDS encoding TetR/AcrR family transcriptional regulator, producing MGIAERRQREKEQRKTEIADAAERLFFSRSYEDVSMEDIAREVELNKATIYLYFKNKEALFATIVLRGIGILEAKYRECMEKEVPGIAKVTLMGRAYYRFSQEHPEYLRLIHFYGSERFSRENPYTAEIGKGYGTCRRMLADAVREGIDDGTIRADLDPFLTSMYLMTSFMGILSMEHRWTLVIEAEGFSYDRFADEFFRFIMPAISSGEGSQDIGDLAEPEERKRS from the coding sequence ATGGGAATCGCCGAGAGAAGACAGCGGGAGAAGGAACAGCGAAAGACCGAGATCGCCGATGCAGCCGAGCGCCTCTTCTTCTCCCGGAGTTATGAAGACGTCTCGATGGAGGATATCGCCCGCGAGGTCGAGCTGAACAAGGCTACCATCTATCTCTATTTCAAGAATAAGGAGGCGCTCTTCGCCACCATCGTTCTGCGGGGCATCGGGATTCTCGAGGCAAAATACCGGGAGTGCATGGAGAAGGAGGTTCCCGGCATCGCCAAGGTGACCCTGATGGGCCGGGCCTACTACCGGTTCTCGCAGGAGCACCCGGAGTACCTCCGGCTGATCCACTTCTACGGCTCCGAGCGGTTTTCCCGGGAGAACCCGTACACCGCAGAGATTGGAAAGGGATACGGCACCTGCCGCCGGATGCTCGCGGACGCGGTCAGGGAGGGCATCGACGACGGTACAATCCGGGCCGATCTCGATCCCTTCCTGACCTCGATGTATCTCATGACATCCTTCATGGGCATCCTCTCCATGGAACACAGATGGACGCTGGTGATCGAGGCGGAGGGGTTCAGTTACGACCGGTTTGCCGACGAGTTCTTCCGGTTCATCATGCCGGCAATCTCTTCCGGCGAGGGATCTCAGGATATCGGCGATCTCGCGGAGCCTGAAGAGAGGAAGAGATCGTAG
- a CDS encoding 4Fe-4S binding protein gives MKIESVKLVCFSPTGTTKAVVEGIARGLKPAGVEMLDITRPDARVEPLQTSENELLVIGLPVYMGRMPALLNEWLHAISAQNTPAVCVVVYGNRVYDDALIELKDILTGCGCRPIAGAAYIGEHSFSTEETPTAGGRPDAGDLSHAESFGRMIREKLAAIPSADRIAGVEIPCCRPYRGDSRLWTVDFIAVSNACIQCGICAEGCPVGAIDPRDSTRVDTTTCITCCACIKNCPQHARTMKPGLVKDASVRLHTLYSERKEPEYFL, from the coding sequence ATGAAGATTGAGTCCGTGAAACTGGTTTGTTTTTCACCGACCGGGACGACGAAAGCGGTTGTCGAGGGTATTGCACGCGGATTAAAACCCGCCGGCGTGGAGATGCTCGACATCACCCGGCCGGATGCGAGAGTGGAACCCCTCCAAACATCGGAGAACGAGCTCCTCGTCATCGGTCTGCCGGTCTACATGGGAAGGATGCCGGCACTCCTGAACGAGTGGCTGCATGCGATCTCCGCTCAGAATACGCCTGCAGTATGCGTCGTCGTCTACGGCAACCGCGTGTATGACGATGCACTCATCGAACTGAAGGATATCCTGACCGGGTGCGGGTGCAGGCCGATCGCGGGTGCGGCCTACATCGGGGAGCACTCGTTCTCCACCGAAGAGACCCCGACGGCGGGAGGGCGTCCGGATGCAGGCGACCTCTCCCACGCAGAGTCGTTCGGGCGAATGATACGGGAGAAACTCGCCGCCATCCCCTCCGCCGACCGGATCGCCGGGGTCGAGATCCCCTGCTGCCGTCCTTACCGGGGGGACTCGCGGCTGTGGACCGTCGATTTCATCGCGGTCAGCAACGCGTGTATCCAGTGCGGGATCTGTGCGGAGGGATGCCCCGTCGGCGCGATCGATCCGAGGGATAGTACCCGGGTCGACACGACAACGTGCATCACCTGCTGTGCGTGCATCAAGAACTGCCCGCAGCATGCCCGAACGATGAAACCCGGGTTGGTCAAAGACGCATCGGTGCGTCTTCATACACTGTACAGCGAGCGAAAGGAGCCGGAATACTTCCTGTAA